A single window of Danio rerio strain Tuebingen ecotype United States chromosome 15, GRCz12tu, whole genome shotgun sequence DNA harbors:
- the LOC100002043 gene encoding uncharacterized protein, whose product MNLAKALVEEVVKQEVRHDVEGSFGHGHHMMGHGHHHGHHHGHHHGHNEPYQGYGPVLVQPQVPVYGPGYVQPPGYGYAPAMVQPQVPAYGPGYVQYPGYGPEYGHHHGHHHGHHGHHHGHHHGHH is encoded by the exons atGAATCTGGCCAAAG CTCTTGTAGAGGAAGTGGTGAAGCAGGAAGTGAGGCACGACGTGGAgggctcctttgggcatggacaCCACATGATG GGTCACGGCCACCACCACGGACATCATCACGGACATCATCATGGACATAATGAACCGTATCAAGGATACGGGCCGGTACTCGTACAGCCTCAGGTACCCGTATATGGACCCGGATACGTACAGCCTCCAGGATACGGATATGCACCTGCAATGGTACAGCCACAAGTACCAGCATATGGACCCGGATACGTACAGTATCCAGGATATGGACCCGAATATGGACATCACCATGGACACCATCACGGACATCATGGACACCATCATGGGCATCATCACGGACATCACTGA
- the si:ch1073-340i21.3 gene encoding uncharacterized protein: MDLADAIGGEEEVKKEEGNEVEGLFSKKNKYNAFDMTAGQAPANGPGPGVPQGPGYGPGPGVPQGPGYGPGAPQGPGYGPGAPQGPGYGPGAPQGPGYGPGAPQGPGYGPGAPQGPAYGPGPPQGPGYGPGAPQGPGYGPGAPQGPGYGPGAPQGPGYGPGAPQGPGYGPGAPQGPGYGPGVPQGPGYGPVPGMPQGPGYGPGYGPPQGPGYGQPHVPGYGPSQGPGYGPPQGPGYGPPQGPGYGYEHGHQRGFGHQHGQERHHGHGHGHGHGHGRGHHRGRKSSSSDED, encoded by the exons ATGGATCTGGCTGATG ctaTTGGAGGAGAAGAGGAGGTGAAGAAGGAGGAGGGAAACGAGGTGGAGGGACTCTTTTCAAAGAAGAATAAATATAATGCGTTTGACATGACAGCG GGTCAAGCACCTGCAAATGGACCTGGTCCCGGAGTACCTCAGGGACCTGGATATGGGCCCGGACCTGGAGTGCCTCAAGGACCCGGATATGGACCTGGAGCACCTCAAGGACCTGGATATGGACCTGGAGCGCCTCAAGGACCTGGATATGGACCTGGAGCGCCTCAAGGACCTGGATATGGACCTGGAGCGCCTCAAGGACCTGGATATGGACCTGGAGCGCCTCAAGGACCTGCATATGGACCTGGACCGCCTCAAGGACCTGGATATGGACCTGGAGCGCCTCAAGGACCTGGATATGGACCTGGAGCGCCTCAAGGACCTGGATATGGACCTGGAGCACCTCAAGGACCTGGATATGGACCTGGAGCACCTCAAGGACCTGGATATGGACCTGGAGCACCTCAAGGACCCGGATATGGACCCGGAGTGCCCCAAGGACCTGGATATGGTCCTGTACCCGGAATGCCTCAAGGACCTGGATATGGCCCTGGATATGGACCACCTCAAGGACCTGGATATGGACAACCTCATGTACCTGGATATGGACCATCTCAAGGACCCGGATATGGGCCGCCTCAAGGACCCGGCTATGGACCGCCTCAAGGACCCGGATATGGATATGAACACGGACACCAACGCGGATTTGGACATCAACATGGACAGGAGCGCCATCATGGCCATGGCCATGGCCATGGACATGGACATGGACGCGGACATCATCGTGGACGCAAGTCATCGAGCAGTGATGAG GACTGA